Proteins from a genomic interval of Ictalurus furcatus strain D&B chromosome 2, Billie_1.0, whole genome shotgun sequence:
- the LOC128618749 gene encoding tripartite motif-containing protein 16 produces the protein MTEASISVDQDRFICPVCLDLLKDPVTIPCGHSFCKVCINDCWDQEDKSGVYRCPQCRDTFTPRPVLRRNNMLAEVVEKLKKTEVQAASPAHCYAGPGDVECDFCTVRKRKAVKSCLMCLASSCETHLKPHYEVPALKKHKLVEAITQLNANICSQHDRLIDIYCHTDKRCICYICTVDGHKGHDTVPAAVERSKKQYEVTEVQRKSQQRIREKQKKVQELKQAVNTIKSRAQTAVEDSEIIFTEMIRSMEKRRSEVTERIRAQEKAELSRAERLLKQLEQEIADLQRRDTELEQLSHTHDHIQFFQCFQSLCDPSGCKESHRFTVNHQLSFERVKNSLFCLKKQLEEFCNSEFNKIHPHVAAVQLILHSEPRTRDEFMNHFCSLTLDPYTAHRNLLLSEKNTVVTGCETEQPCYLRSSERYYCGLDMPSERFDYYWQVLCNESLRDCCYWEVERVNEGYLEISVSYKDISRTGDGKECGFGFNDRSWSLVCSSSTCYFCHKNKKTELKVRSPSKVGVYVDSRAGILSFYNVCGTMTLLYRTRTKFSQPLYAGFRVGLKSTMKLCNQSCYYWDQISIFNPFDPFLQLTSASMFQTLYS, from the exons ATGACCGAGGCCAGTATTTCAGTAGATCAGGACCGGTTCAtctgtccagtgtgtctggaTCTCCTGAAGGATCCGGTGACGATCCCCTGTGGTCACAGTTtctgtaaggtgtgtattaatgacTGCTGGGATCAGGAAGATAAGAGCGGAGTGTATCGCTGTCCTCAGTGCAGAGACACTTTCACTCCGAGGCCTGTTCTACGCAGAAACAACATGCTGgctgaagtggtggagaaactgaagaagactgaagtccaagctgcttctcctgctcactgttacgctggacctggagatgtggagtgtgatttctgcaccGTGAGAAAACGCAAAGCCGTCAAGTCCTGTCTGATGTGTCTGGCTTCCTCTTGCGAAACTCATCTGAAACCTCACTATGAAGTTCCTGCTTTGAAAAAGCACAAGCTGGTTGAAGCCATAACACAGCTAAATGCGAACATCTGCTCCCAACACGACAGACTGATCGACATCTACTGTCATACTGACAAACGCTGCATCTGTTATATCTGCACTGTAGATGGACACAAAGGTCATGACACCGTCCCAGCCGCAGTGGAACGATCTAAGAAGCAG TATGAGGTAACAGAAGTGCAGAGGAAATCCCAGCAGAGAATCCGtgagaagcagaagaaggtgcaggagctgaaacaggctgtgaacactataaag TCACGTGCACAGACAGCAGTGGAGGACAGTGAGATAATCTTTACTGAGATGATCAGGTCCATGGAGAAAAGGCGCTCGGAGGTGACGGAGCggatcagagctcaggagaaggctgaactgagtcgagctgaacgactcctgaagcaactggagcaggagatcgCTGATCTTCAGAGAAGAGacactgagctggagcagctttcacacacacacgatcacatcCAGTTCTTCCAG TGTTTCCAGTCCCTCTGTGACCCTTCTGGATGTAAAGAGTCACACAGATTTACCGTCAATCATCAGCTCTCATTTGAGAGAGTAAAAAATTCTCTGTTTTGTCTGAAAAAACAACTTGAGGAATTCTGCAATAGTGAATTCAACAAAATCCATCCACATG TTGCAGCAGTTCAGCTGATTTTACACTCAGAGCCAAGGACCAGAGACGAGTTTATGAacc atttcTGTAGTCTGACTCTGGATCCATACACAGCACATCGTAACCTCCTTCTGTCTGAGAAAAACACCGTCGTCACAGGCTGTGAGACAGAACAGCCGTGCTATCTACGTTCCTCAGAGAGATATTACTGCGGTTTAGATATGCCTTCAGAGAGATTTGACTACTACTGGCAGGTGTTGTGTAATGAAAGTCTCAGGGATtgctgttactgggaggtggagcGGGTCAATGAGGGATATTTAGAAATATCAGTCTCGTATAAAGACATCAGCAGGACAGGAGATGGTAAAGAGTGTGGGTTTGGATTCAACGACCGGTCCTGGAGTCTGGTGTGTTCTTCTTCCACTTGCTATTTCTGTCACAAGAACAAGAAGACTGAGCTCAAAGTCCGATCACCTTCTAAAGTAGGAGTGTATGTCGATAGTCGTGCAGGAATCCTGTCCTTCTACAACGTCTGTGGCACGATGACACTTCTCTACAGAACTCGCACCAAATTCTCTCAGCCGCTATACGCCGGCTTCAGGGTTGGTTTGAAATCAACCATGAAGTTATGTAATCAGTCTTGTTACTACTGGGACCAGATTtccatttttaatccatttgatCCATTTTTACAGTTAACCAGCGCGTCCATGTTTCAAACATTGTATTCATGA
- the LOC128618765 gene encoding E3 ubiquitin-protein ligase TRIM16-like codes for MYFRDDKTDSRFFLSPSLCLSLSHIVCECRKMTEASISVDQDQFSCPVCLDLLKDPVTIPCGHSFCKVCINGFWDQEAQKGVYSCPQCRDTFTPRPVLHRNNMLAEVVEKLKKTEVQAASPAHCYSGLGDVECDFCTVRKRKAVKSCLMCLASFCETHLKPHYQSPAFKIHTLIEASAELREKICSEHDEVLKIYCRTDQICICSLCMLDKHKGHDAVLVAAGRSEKQSELKEEQMKSQQRIQEKQKKVQELKQTVNTIKLSAQTAVEDSEIIFTEMISSMEKRRSEVTELIRAQEKAELSRAERLLEQLEQEIADLQRRVTELEQLSHTHDHLHFLQALASGRRSPPLDRAEFQTSGITDRQHLSFDGVRNSLSDLKKRLEEFCEEEFNKLLPQDAAVQIISPSEPQTREDFLKCFCYLTLDPNTAYRYLILSDKNRLLTAHGTEQKYSDRPERFSHFPQVLSKESVCGRCYWEVEWRSHGHVAISVSYKDISRKGRGNKCEFGLNDQSWSLRCSSSSHSFYHNNIKTDLGVPSSSRIGVYVDHSAGTLSFYSVSDTMKLLHRVHTTFTQPLYAGFRIYGGFYSVKVRLCDPI; via the exons ATGTATTTCAGAGACGACAAAACTGATAGCagattctttctctctccctctctctgtctctctctctctcacatagtgtgtgagtgcaggaaaATGACCGAGGCCAGTATTTCAGTAGATCAGGATcagttcagctgtccagtgtgtctggatctactgaaggatccgGTGACGATCCCCTGTGGTCACAGTTtctgtaaggtgtgtattaatggcTTCTGGGATCAGGAGGCTCAGAAGGGTGTCTACAGCTGTCCTCAGTGCAGAGACACTTTCACTCCGAGGCCTGTTCTACACAGAAACAACATGCTGgctgaagtggtggagaaactgaagaagactgaagtccaagctgcttctcctgctcactgttacTCTGGACttggagatgtggagtgtgatttctgcaccGTGAGAAAACGCAAAGCCGTCAAGTCCTGTCTGATGTGTCTGGCCTCCTTTTGTGAAACTCATCTGAAACCTCACTATCAGTCTCCTGCATTTAAGATACACACGTTAATCGAAGCTTCTGCAGAACTACGGGAGAAGATCTGCTCTGAACATGATGAAGTGCTGAAGATCTACTGCCGGACCGACCAAATATGTATCTGCTCTTTGTGCATGTTGGATAAGCATAAAGGACACGATGCTGTATTAGTTGCAGCAGGAAGATCTGAGAAACAG AGTGAGTTAaaggaggagcagatgaaatcccagcagagaatccaggagaagcagaagaaggtgcaggagctgaaacagactgtgaacactataaag CTCAGTGCACAGACAGCAGTGGAGGACAGTGAGATAATCTTTACTGAGATGATCAGCTCCATGGAGAAAAGGCGCTCGGAGGTGACggagctgatcagagctcaggagaaggctgaactgagtcgagctgaacgactcctggagcaactggagcaggagatcgctgatcttcagaggagagtcactgagctggagcagctttcacacacacacgatcacctccacttcctccag GCTTTAGCGTCTGGACGTCGGTCTCCTCCGTTAGACAGAGCAGAGTTTCAGACATCCGGCATCACTGACCGTCAACATCTCTCGTTTGATGGAGTGAGGAATTCTCTCTCGGACCTGAAGAAGAGACTCGAGGAATTCTGTGAGGAGGAATTCAACAAACTCCTTCCACAGG ATGCAGCAGTTCAGATCATTTCACCATCAGAACCACAGACCAGAGAAGACTTTCTGAAAT GTTTCTGTTatctgactctggatcccaaCACAGCATATCGCTACCTCATTCTGTCTGATAAGAACAGATTGTTGACAGCCCATGGAACAGAGCAGAAGTACTCTGATCGTCCAGAAAGATTTTCGCACTTTCCTCAGGTGTTGAGTAAGGAGAGCgtgtgtggacgctgttactgggaggtggagtggagAAGTCACGGACATGTGGCCATATCGGTCTCATATAAAGACATCAGCAGGAAAGGACGGGGTAACAAGTGCGAGTTTGGACTCAACGATCAGTCCTGGAGTCTgcggtgttcttcttcttctcactcTTTCTATCACAACAACATTAAGACTGATCTCGGAGTTCCATCGtcctccagaataggagtgtatgtggatcacagtgcaggaactctgtccttctacagcgtctctgacacgatgaagctcctccacagagtccacaccacattcactcagcccTTATACGCTGGGTTCCGGATTTATGGGggattttattctgtaaaagtAAGGTTGTGTGATCCAATATAA
- the LOC128619031 gene encoding tripartite motif-containing protein 16-like, which yields MDNHKGHDTVTVTAERAEKQRELKEEQRKSQQRIQEKQKKLQELKQTVNTIKLSAQTAVEDSEIIFTEMISSMEKRRSEVTELIRAQEKAELSRAERLLEQLEQEIADLQRRVTELGELSHTHDHIQFFQALASRRRSPPLDRAEFQTSGITDRQHLSFDGVRNSLSDLKKRLEEFCEEEFNKLLPQAAAVQIISPSEPQTREDFLKYFRYLTLDPNTAHRYLLLYEKNRVLTASEREQKYPDHPERFDSWWQVLSKESVCGRCYWEVDRSGDGVSISVSYKGIGRKGRGNECEFGRNNQSWSLWFSSSLSFLHNNIKTVLRVPSSSRIGVYVDHSAGTLSFYSVSDTMKLLHRVHTTFTQPLYAGFWLDWLYDSTVRLCDPE from the exons ATGGATAATCACAAAGGACACGACACCGTCACAGTCACAGCAGAAAGAGCCGAGAAACAG AGAGAGTTAAAGGAGGAGCAGAGGAAATCCCAGCAGAGaatccaggagaagcagaagaagctgcaggagctgaaacagactgtgaacactataaag CTCAGTGCACAGACAGCAGTGGAGGACAGTGAGATAATCTTTACTGAGATGATCAGCTCCATGGAGAAAAGGCGCTCGGAGGTGACggagctgatcagagctcaggagaaggctgaactgagtcgagctgaacgactcctggagcaactggagcaggagatcgctgatcttcagaggagagtcactgagctggGGGAGCTTTCACACACGCACGATCACATCCAGTTCTTCCAG GCTTTAGCTTCTCGACGTCGGTCTCCTCCATTAGACAGAGCAGAGTTTCAGACATCCGGCATCACTGACCGtcaacatctctcatttgatggagtgaggAATTCTCTCTCGGACCTGAAGAAGAGACTCGAGGAATTCTGTGAGGAGGAATTCAACAAACTCCTTCCACAGG ctgcagcagttcaGATCATTTCACCATCAGAGCCACAGACCAGAGAAGACTTTCTGAAAT atttccgttatctgactctggatcccaaCACGGCACATCGTTACCTCCTTCTGTATGAGAAGAACAGAGTGTTGACAGCcagtgagagagagcagaagTACCCTgatcatccagagagatttgactCCTGGTGGCAGGTGTTgagtaaggagagtgtgtgtggacgctgttactgggaggtggaTAGGAGCGGTGATGGTGTGTCCATATCGGTCTCATATAAAGGGATCGGAAGGAAAGGACGGGGTAACGAGTGTGAGTTTGGACGCAACAATCAGTCCTGGAGTCTGtggttttcttcttctctctctttcttgcacAACAACATTAAGACCGTGCTCAGAGTTCCATCGtcctccagaataggagtgtatgtggatcacagtgcaggaactctgtccttctacagcgtctctgacacgatgaagctcctccacagagtccacaccacattcactcagcctcttTACGCCGGGTTCTGGCTCGACTGGTTGTATGATTCTACTGTGAGATTGTGTGATCCAGAATGA